A genomic window from Lotus japonicus ecotype B-129 chromosome 1, LjGifu_v1.2 includes:
- the LOC130717003 gene encoding uncharacterized protein LOC130717003 — MVVAGELYGRSVLACWARSAQILAFLSQFGNPFVDGFRSGFVPTASPFPVRLLLVLVCSRPSSSRRRCLTVSSVTHLVPDIYEVVGLRPCGFSDLFRCFWRAAMGFPRGFWPAGYGCAQSPSASVTEVVFEGIDGCLRFFLLEDVLDFCYIGNRKKTPNTKNVLPPFHLRRAGKRFLRSLPPHDGTASASPIRNRLVPSTSDEVRTLWIGDLQCSMDQNCLYQCFVLTGECRQKIKGVAALCKNLKKGKPCKIGLCHSCLLNRYGEDAQQVNRLDGWSCPKCRGKCNCSLCMQNKGKEPTGRLTREARTAGFRSVMEYLDAKEAAELNTNANDVAAVLPPEEIVMELLEAREAAELNTNANDVAAVLPPEKIDGLEAALGANDFPPIPHQNEETKCERDDKNVWDDFDFSEAVSQDEIFADLERNQDTDYHMKDVKDEISEEVLLPPGTELTEVLGIEFPHEDVGNVVQFLDFCRVFGKGLNMKEGEAKTILRELVRKQNLRSGENTLAVEFQTRLLTLLRTAAGHKSPSLATADGNFSWLKALGDLALQSPLLLKDFPVEMLNKGLSGYCNLSLSDKLRLLTFICDEVLNSEKVRSYIEKENSKIEKQRKEAKAEFAAAKEKVKSLKQKLQEETAKRIHSSGDPGSSTEQDAAVLKLLTTEVAQAHSEMLEAKENIPKRKISNATRIEPHFVDGRKVFWKLKCFEGEDTLLLQDIKVQEGDGTATDERWFFYGPEKKNDIDKYIASRIKRNKGR; from the exons ATGGTCGTCGCCGGTGAGTTGTATGGTAGATCTGTGCTTGCCTGTTGGGCCAGATCTGCCCAGATCCTTGCCTTCCTATCTCAGTTCGGCAACCCCTTCGTTGATGGGTTTCG TTCTGGGTTTGTTCCGACGGCGTCTCCCTTTCCTGTTCGGCTTCTCCTCGTCCTCGTGTGTTCACGCCCTTCCAGTTCCCGTCGACGATGCCTCACTGTCTCTTCGGTGACCCACCTCGTTCCTGACATATATGAGGTTGTTGGTTTGCGCCCTTGTGGGTTTTCAGATCTGTTTCGGTGCTTTTGGCGCGCCGCCATGGGGTTTCCTCGTGGTTTTTGGCCTGCGGGTTACGGATGTGCTCAGTCTCCATCAGCGTCGGTGACAGAAGTGGTGTTCGAGGGGAT TGATGGTTGTTTGCGTTTTTTCTTGCTTGAAGATGTCTTGGACTTTTGCTATATTG GAAACAGAAAAAAAACTCCCAACACCAAAAATGTTCTTCCCCCTTTTCATCTTCGCCGCGCCGGAAAGCGCTTCCTCCGCTCTCTTCCCCCGCACGATGGCACCGCCTCAGCCTCCCCTATCCGCAACAGGCTCGTGCCGTCGACCTCCGACGAGGTTCGTACACTCTGGATCGGTGATTTGCAGTGCTCGATGGACCAGAACTGTCTCTACCAATGTTTTGTTCTTACCGGCGAG TGCCGGCAAAAAATCAAGGGTGTCGCTGCTTTGTGCAAGAATCTGAAGAAGGGCAAGCCTTGTAAAATCGGATTGTGCCATTCATGCCTTTTAAACAG ATATGGGGAGGATGCACAACAGGTCAATAGGTTGGATGGGTGGAGTTGCCCAAAGTGCCGGGGCAAATGCAACTGTAGCCTTTGCAT GCAAAATAAAGGTAAGGAGCCTACCGGTAGATTAACGAGGGAAGCCAGGACTGCTGGATTTAGGTCAGTGATGGAATATCTGGATGCTAAGGAAGCAGCGGAGTTGAACACGAACGCAAATGATGTTGCTGCTGTTTTGCCTCCAGAGGAG ATCGTGATGGAATTGCTGGAAGCTAGGGAAGCAGCGGAGTTGAACACGAATGCAAATGATGTTGCTGCTGTTTTGCCTCCAGAGAAG ATTGATGGTCTTGAGGCGGCCTTGGGTGCAAATGATTTCCCCCCCATTCCTCATCAAAATGAGGAAACAAAATGCGAAAGAGATGATAAGAATGTGTGggatgattttgatttttctgaAGCCGTGTCTCAAGATGAGATTTTCGCAGATTTAGAAAGGAACCAGGACACTGATTATCATATGAAAG ATGTTAAGGATGAAATATCTGAAGAAGTTCTCCTTCCGCCGGGCACTGAGTTAACGGAGGTATTGGGCATTGAGTTCCCACATGAGGATGTTGGGAATGTTGTGCAGTTCTTGGACTTCTGCAGGGTTTTTGGGAAG GGTCTTAACATGAAGGAAGGGGAAGCAAAGACTATTTTGCGAGAACTAGTTCGCAAACAAAACTTGCGCAGTGGAGAGAACACCCTAGCTGTTGAGTTCCAAACTAGACTTTTGACCCTGCTCCGCACCGCTGCAGGACATAA GTCTCCATCCTTAGCTACAGCAGATGGGAACTTTTCATGGTTGAAAGCTCTAGGGGATTTAGCTTTACAATCTCCTCTTCTGCTCAAGGATTTCCCCGTAGAAATGCTCAATAAAGGTCTCTCTGGGTATTGTAACTTGAGTTTGTCTGACAAGCTTAGACTCCTGACTTTCATCTGTGATGAAGTTCTTAACTCAGA GAAAGTGAGGAGTTACATTGAAAAGGAAAATTCAAAAATTGAGAAGCAGAGGAAAGAAGCCAAAGCTGAATTTGCGGCTGCGAAGGAAAAG GTGAAAAGCTTGAAACAGAAGCTGCAGGAAGAGACAGCAAAAAGAATTCATTCCAGTGGGGATCCTGGGTCATCGACAGAGCAAGATGCTGCTGTCCTGAAGTTGTTAACAACTGAAGTTGCTCAAGCTCACAGTGAAATGCTTGAGGCTAAGGAAAATATTCCTAAAA GGAAAATTTCTAATGCTACGAGGATTGAGCCTCACTTTGTGGATGGTAGAAAGGTCTTTTGGAAATTGAAATGTTTTGAAGGTGAAGATACTCTTTTGCTACAAG ACATCAAAGTACAAGAAGGGGATGGTACTGCAACTGATGAAAGGTGGTTTTTTTACGGTCCTGAGAAGAAGAATGACATTGATAAGTACATTGCTTCAAG GATAAAGAGAAATAAAGGTCGCTAG